The sequence below is a genomic window from Patescibacteria group bacterium.
TTGGGATTCAACAAGGTGGCTGAAAATAAAATTATTAATAAAGTTTTAGCAGAGGTATTGGAGAAGTAAATGGGAATAATTGTTGAATTTAATCCTGATTTGGCCTTGCGTGATTGGTCTGAATTTCAAAAAAAGAGGCGGAAAAAACAAGAATGTATTCCGCAAAAATTACAAACCGGAAAGATTTATGATTTTTTAAAAAAAGGACATCGAAATTATTGGTTAATGGGTGAGTGCCCGTTAGTAAAAATTAAAGGTCAAGGAAATTTATCCAGGCCGATTGCAAGCATTATTATTTTAGAAGCGACTCATTTGCTAATTAAAAATGAGCCATACACAAAAGGAAAATATAAAGTTATTGAAATATTTGATGACGATCAAATCCATTTTGATGGTTTTACAAAAATATAAATCAAATTTTAAGGAACAATAAAATGAGAAAAGTTTATAATAAATTAATTAGGGATAAAATTCCAGAAATTATTGTGGCGGCAGGTGAAGACCCAAAAATTAAAAAATTAAATAAAAAAGAATTTAATATTGAATTATCAAAAAAAGTTTTGGAAGAGGCAAAGGAATTAACAATTGCGAAAACGAAAAAAGATATTTTGAGTGAAGTTGTTGATATTCAAGAGCTTTTGGATTGGATAATCAAAGAGCAAAAATTAAATCGTTCTAAGATTAAAAAATTTCAGAAAGAAAAAAATATAAAACGCGGCAGTTTTAAAAAACAGTTATTTTTAGAATATACAATAGTAAAAAAATAGTTTTTACTTTAAGCGGATTTTAGTTGACATTGGTATTATTTACGATTATAATAATGACAGCGTGGATGATCCTAATCTACAGAACCCGAACATGATCGAGAAGGGGTGATAGGAAATGTTGCCGTTGCCAATCTGGTTCCGAGAAGCTTGTGTGGCGATTAATCTTATAGGTATCTGGTATTTTATTGTGGGTAGGAAATTTCTTATTGGTAAATTGGATCGGAATCAAACTTATTCTAAAATGATGATTTTTCTAAGTTTTGCTTTGATGTTGCTTGGTGTGGGAATGATGTTGGCTGCACTTGTTAACCCACAGACTAATCTCGCGACTGTTATCGATATTG
It includes:
- a CDS encoding nucleoside triphosphate pyrophosphohydrolase; its protein translation is MRKVYNKLIRDKIPEIIVAAGEDPKIKKLNKKEFNIELSKKVLEEAKELTIAKTKKDILSEVVDIQELLDWIIKEQKLNRSKIKKFQKEKNIKRGSFKKQLFLEYTIVKK